The following proteins are encoded in a genomic region of Candidatus Schekmanbacteria bacterium RIFCSPLOWO2_02_FULL_38_14:
- a CDS encoding endopeptidase La: MKKLKFSIFKNKINEQKNGNKGNSLIPKELPLLPLRNSVMFPNTVMPLVVGREKSVKLVKEAIASQKMLVVVAQKDGRIEDPEEENMYTIGTVGTIIKTSNLSASSLSVIVQGLTRIRVKEFVRIEPYYSARIEVLEDQLSKDIETEALLINLKDMAKKAISLSKTLPNELTLIIENISEAGKLADLIASNLNISIEEKQGLLETLEVKQRLKRVSVFLNKELQALEMADKIHSDVVGNVTKAQREFYLREQLKAIKKELGEDGDDTGEIKDLREKIKNSGMPKEVEEETMKELNRLSKIHPSSAEYTVSRTYLDWLVELPWIFHSEDNMDLKNVRDVLDEDHYNLDKVKKRTIEYLAVRKLKPDKKGPILCFAGPPGVGKTSLGKSIAKALGRKFVRISLGGVRDEAEIRGHRRTYVGALPGRIIQGIKRAASKNPVFMLDEIDKLGSDFRGDPSSALLEVLDPEQNFSFSDHYLNVPFDLSRVMFIVTANVLESIPKVLLDRMEVLDIPGYTEEEKLMITKKHIIPKQIEEHGLKTENLGFSDNALRAIIRDYTREAGLRNLEREIATICRKVATDVAEGKIEKAEIDVDILSKYLGPKKFFSEIAERLSRAGIATGLAWTSTGGDIIFVEASRMNGKGNLTLTGQLGDVMKESAQAALTYVRSQAKEFNIPENFYEKSDIHVHVPAGAIPKDGPSAGITIFTALLSLLTEKRVRSDIAMTGEITLRGMVLPVGGIKEKVLAARRAGIKRIILPKNNEKDLEDVPENIKNDMQYHFISRIDEAVKIALEKETEIENQKQEPAILYT, from the coding sequence ATGAAAAAGCTAAAGTTTTCTATATTCAAAAACAAAATTAATGAACAGAAAAATGGGAATAAAGGAAACTCTCTTATTCCCAAAGAATTACCACTGTTACCTCTCAGAAACTCAGTAATGTTTCCAAACACTGTTATGCCGCTGGTAGTTGGCAGGGAAAAATCTGTTAAATTGGTAAAAGAAGCAATCGCATCACAAAAGATGCTTGTGGTTGTAGCTCAAAAAGACGGCAGAATTGAAGACCCCGAAGAAGAGAACATGTACACTATCGGAACTGTCGGGACTATAATAAAAACCTCAAATCTAAGTGCCAGCAGCCTCAGTGTAATAGTACAGGGATTGACAAGAATAAGAGTAAAAGAATTTGTGAGAATTGAACCTTATTATTCAGCAAGAATTGAAGTTTTGGAAGACCAGCTGAGCAAGGATATTGAAACTGAAGCCCTTTTGATAAATTTAAAAGATATGGCAAAAAAAGCCATAAGTTTATCAAAAACTTTGCCAAATGAATTGACCCTTATTATTGAGAATATTAGCGAGGCTGGAAAATTAGCTGATTTGATAGCTTCAAATCTGAACATTTCAATTGAAGAAAAACAGGGACTTCTTGAGACTCTGGAAGTAAAACAGAGGCTAAAAAGAGTTTCAGTTTTTCTTAATAAAGAACTTCAGGCGCTTGAAATGGCAGATAAAATTCATTCTGATGTTGTCGGAAACGTTACAAAGGCTCAGCGTGAATTTTATTTAAGAGAACAGCTTAAAGCCATAAAAAAAGAATTAGGCGAGGACGGTGATGACACTGGAGAAATAAAGGATTTAAGGGAGAAGATAAAAAACTCCGGGATGCCTAAGGAAGTGGAAGAGGAGACAATGAAGGAACTAAACCGGCTATCAAAAATACACCCTTCATCAGCAGAATATACAGTATCAAGAACCTATCTTGACTGGCTTGTAGAATTGCCATGGATTTTTCACAGTGAAGATAATATGGACTTAAAAAATGTCAGAGACGTACTTGATGAAGACCATTATAATCTTGATAAAGTCAAAAAAAGAACAATTGAATATCTGGCTGTAAGAAAATTGAAACCTGATAAGAAAGGACCTATCCTTTGCTTTGCAGGTCCTCCCGGGGTTGGTAAGACCTCGCTTGGAAAATCAATTGCAAAAGCTCTTGGCAGAAAATTTGTAAGGATATCTTTAGGGGGTGTAAGAGATGAGGCAGAAATAAGAGGGCACAGAAGAACCTATGTTGGAGCTCTGCCGGGAAGAATAATTCAGGGGATAAAGAGGGCTGCTTCAAAAAATCCTGTTTTTATGCTTGATGAGATTGATAAACTCGGCTCTGATTTCAGAGGTGACCCGTCTTCAGCACTTCTTGAGGTTTTGGATCCGGAGCAAAATTTTTCATTTTCTGACCATTACCTGAATGTTCCCTTTGACCTTTCAAGGGTAATGTTCATAGTCACTGCAAACGTGCTGGAATCAATCCCGAAAGTCCTTCTTGACCGGATGGAAGTTCTTGACATTCCTGGATATACAGAAGAAGAAAAGCTTATGATAACAAAAAAACATATAATTCCAAAACAGATAGAAGAGCACGGCTTAAAAACAGAAAATCTTGGTTTCAGCGATAATGCACTGAGAGCAATTATCAGAGATTATACTAGAGAAGCAGGATTGAGGAACCTTGAAAGAGAGATTGCAACAATCTGCAGAAAAGTGGCAACAGACGTTGCCGAAGGTAAAATTGAGAAAGCTGAAATAGATGTTGATATTTTATCAAAATATCTTGGTCCAAAAAAATTCTTCTCAGAAATTGCAGAAAGACTTTCAAGGGCTGGTATTGCAACTGGTCTTGCATGGACCTCAACCGGTGGAGATATAATATTTGTCGAAGCTTCAAGGATGAACGGCAAAGGAAATCTCACACTGACAGGCCAGCTTGGGGATGTTATGAAGGAATCAGCCCAGGCTGCCTTAACATATGTCAGATCTCAGGCAAAAGAGTTTAATATACCTGAAAATTTCTATGAAAAAAGCGATATTCATGTACATGTTCCTGCAGGGGCAATTCCAAAAGATGGTCCTTCAGCAGGAATCACTATTTTCACAGCCCTTCTTTCCTTGCTTACAGAAAAAAGAGTCAGGAGTGATATTGCCATGACAGGAGAAATAACACTGCGTGGAATGGTGCTTCCGGTTGGAGGGATAAAAGAGAAGGTCTTGGCTGCAAGAAGAGCAGGAATCAAAAGAATCATTCTTCCGAAAAACAATGAAAAGGATTTAGAAGATGTTCCTGAGAATATTAAAAATGACATGCAGTACCATTTTATATCCAGAATTGATGAGGCAGTTAAAATCGCCCTTGAAAAAGAAACTGAAATAGAAAACCAGAAACAGGAACCCGCCATCCTTTACACCTGA
- a CDS encoding DNA-directed RNA polymerase subunit omega → MDIIVEKSIEKIKNRYLLVVLAARRARQLGAGFEPLVETKRSKPTIIALEEIAEGKASVETDENED, encoded by the coding sequence ATGGATATAATAGTTGAAAAAAGTATAGAGAAGATCAAAAATAGATACCTTCTTGTTGTCCTTGCTGCAAGAAGGGCACGCCAGCTTGGGGCAGGCTTTGAACCGCTAGTTGAAACCAAAAGAAGTAAACCAACAATAATAGCGCTTGAAGAAATAGCAGAGGGAAAAGCCAGTGTAGAAACTGACGAAAACGAAGATTAG